The Methanothermobacter sp. genome segment TAGGCTTCTATGAGTCTGATGTCTGCAGGTACATTGTCCCCCTCCTCTATGATTACAATATCCCCTATTGTGAGCTCAGAGGCGGGTACTTTCTGGGTCATACCTTCCCTTATAACCGTGGCCTCAGTTGATACCAGGCCCTTGAGTTTCTCCATTGCTTTTTCGGCCCTGTACTCCTGTATGAAGCCAACTGTGGCATTCACAACCACCACGAATAGTATGACTGCAGAATCGAGCACATCACCCACAAAGTAGGATGCCACAGCCGCAAGTATGAGTAGTATGATGAGTATATCCATGAACTGGGCAAGGAACATTCTGATGGGTCCTGCCTTTTTCTCCTCAACCAGTTCGTTCTTCCCATAAGCTTCAAGTCTTCTGGCTGCTTCATCTGAATCTAAACCATTTTCTGACGTTTTAAGTTCCTTCAAGACTTCCTTTACACTCATCCTGGCCCATTTCATTTTTAACACTTTTCAATTTATTTTAGTAATTTTCTTGAGATCTAGAATCATGATATTTTTTGAATTGGATTACCCAGTGACATTCATTATCCAGTTTATAAGGTATATATTATTAATGAAGTGTTGTGATTGTGGTGGGATCACCTATGAATCATATATCATCTCAGGTAAGCCGCTTTTGAGGACATCATAAAAAATCAGATGGGTTTATGGATTGTACTCGTAGAAAAAGGTTTTTCTGTAATTTACAAGTTTCATGGGTTTTTCTGTGGCTATATTTTCCCCAGTGAGTGGTTTTATGATCAGCCGGGCACCAGCTGCGTCCGCTACCATCATAAGGGGGGTGTGGAGTTCAGATGGGGGTCTTATGGAGTATATTGTGGCGGCATCCCTGTAGATATCCATGTCCGGTGAGGTGATGTCATCGTAAATTATGTCCCCACGGGAAGGTTTAATATCTGTTAGAATCAAATCAACTTTTGAATGTTTCATGATATAATCTGAAACATACAGGAATCTGCCGGCACCAACCTCAACAACACGGTCGGATGGCTGCGAACTCCTGATTATGTAAAGTGCAAGATCTTCCCACATTGTACCACGGAGATAGAGATGATAGTAAGGGAATTCAGACCACAGGACCTTAAAACGGTTCTGAAGATTGAGAGGGAATCATTTTCTGATCCCTACCCGGCACACCTCCTGAGGGACATATACAACCTTGGAGCAGGTTTCCTCGTGGCCCAGGAGGACGGCAGGGTCGTTGGATTCATAATATTCTGGATCCGCTTTGAGGATGAAGGTCATATTATTTCACTTGCAGTTGATAAAGATTACCGCCGCCAGGGTGTCGGGGCTGAACTTGTGAGGACAGCCATAGGTATATTTGAAAAATTTCATATTAAAAATATTAAACTGGAGGTAAGGGCAAAGAATAGAGGGGCCATAAATTTCTACAGGGCCCTTGGCTTCAGTGAGGAGAAGGTTATAGCAAACTACTATGAGGATGGAGAGGACGCTGTGGTGATGAGGATGGATCTCCACTCTGGAGGAGATTCTCCTTATGATCATGAATATTAAATTAAGTCTAACCAGTCAGAAGTCATGATCACGGTGGTGAAATGTTTAGGGAAGCAAAATTAGCCTTGGAAGACGGTACAATAATAAAAGGAGAGGCATTTGGATTTGAAACAGTAAAGACGGGGGAAGTTGTATTTGCAACCGGCATGACGGGTTATGTTGAATCACTCACAGACCCCTCATACAAGGGCCAGATACTCATGCCAACCTACCCTCTGCAGGGCAACTATGGAATATCTGAGAAATGGTACCAGTCAGATGGTATAAAGGCCGAGGGCCTCATAGTGAGGGAGGAATGCCAGAAACCATCACACCAGCTATCAGAAAAGACACTCTCAGAGTTCCTTGAGGAATATGAAATCCCCGGCATAGCGGGTGTTGACACACGGGCCCTTACCATAAAGATAAGGGAGAGGGGTACCATGAAGGGTGCCCTTGCAACAGAGGAGATTGATGATGATGAACTCCTTGAACTGGCAGTGAACCAGCCAGACATAACCGAGATTGACCTTGTGGACCAGGTATGTGTCACCGAACCGGTCACCCTGAATGAGGACGCAGAGAGGAGGGTTGTTATAGTTGACTGCGGA includes the following:
- a CDS encoding UPF0146 family protein — encoded protein: MWEDLALYIIRSSQPSDRVVEVGAGRFLYVSDYIMKHSKVDLILTDIKPSRGDIIYDDITSPDMDIYRDAATIYSIRPPSELHTPLMMVADAAGARLIIKPLTGENIATEKPMKLVNYRKTFFYEYNP
- the rimI gene encoding ribosomal protein S18-alanine N-acetyltransferase; amino-acid sequence: MIVREFRPQDLKTVLKIERESFSDPYPAHLLRDIYNLGAGFLVAQEDGRVVGFIIFWIRFEDEGHIISLAVDKDYRRQGVGAELVRTAIGIFEKFHIKNIKLEVRAKNRGAINFYRALGFSEEKVIANYYEDGEDAVVMRMDLHSGGDSPYDHEY
- the carA gene encoding glutamine-hydrolyzing carbamoyl-phosphate synthase small subunit, which encodes MFREAKLALEDGTIIKGEAFGFETVKTGEVVFATGMTGYVESLTDPSYKGQILMPTYPLQGNYGISEKWYQSDGIKAEGLIVREECQKPSHQLSEKTLSEFLEEYEIPGIAGVDTRALTIKIRERGTMKGALATEEIDDDELLELAVNQPDITEIDLVDQVCVTEPVTLNEDAERRVVIVDCGIKRNSIRALLERDVGVAVVPYRMDPEEIMEYDPDALLISSGPGDPTRVKKAISTVRTLSEQLPIFGICLGQQIIGLAFGASIYKMKFGHRGINQPVKDLRTGTVSITSQNHGFTIDPDSVRGTDIEITQLNLNDGTPEAIEHRELPVFSVQYHPEAGPGPHDTMNIFDRLVSVMKEY